In one window of Juglans regia cultivar Chandler chromosome 3, Walnut 2.0, whole genome shotgun sequence DNA:
- the LOC108998053 gene encoding zinc finger CCCH domain-containing protein 6-like, with protein MRGLHKSKRVSWASDVNLCQVRLFLLEESPAQVGLGGQDHLQAKTSLALHSTGSGSDDNLPPGFEGAHPSNQLQIKLSQIDLIKWRSPPRIVPDLSWQVVAGEESEESEVQSQREVRVLEAVYPRASAIPPNPSVSVDAGDSSYDDEPILMIPLTPIEDEDAAVETSPDCIAPVHVSISKQPLPLAPRIPSLSLTSLPTVGNLPVQKPPAAMVVGAEPDVVASASAAFNAIVKTNEQENMIDHELLVKILSNPKIIEKLVTDYGAGTNTQDVPKPSSPPVASLEQYPVPVDWTITSTPSSATPLGGPFYPQPNGVGVRHPNPRLPPPTVLPVSSPPSVGAPPAKDINYYKSLIQQHGGERQEALPQYGNRQGHQSGVNQELVNNHKSRDIRPKIMKPCIYFNSSRGCRHGANCSYQHDASFQQRGSRSVPEVQSEKRMKLDREISS; from the exons GTTAGGCTGTTCCTATTGGAGGAATCGCCTGCACAAGTTGGGTTGGGGGGTCAAGATCACCTCCAAGCAAAGACATCATTGGCATTGCATTCAACTGGATCAGGGTCTGATGATAATCTGCCCCCTGGCTTTGAAGGAGCTCATCCTTCTAACCAGTTGCAGATTAAGCTGTCACAAATTGATCTAATTAAATGGAGATCTCCTCCTAGG ATTGTGCCGGATTTGTCTTGGCAAGTGGTTGCTGGGGAAGAAAGTGAAGAGAGTGAGGTTCAAAGTCAGAGGGAGGTGAGAGTACTTGAAGCTGTTTATCCACGTGCCTCTGCCATTCCTCCGAA CCCTTCTGTTTCAGTGGATGCAGGAGACTCAAGTTACGACGATGAGCCAATCCTTATGATACCCCTTACTCccattgaagatgaagatgcggCGGTTGAGACATCACCTGATTGCATTGCACCGGTGCATGTTTCTATAAGCAAACAGCCACTACCTTTGGCTCCTAGAATTCCATCTCTGTCCCTAACCAGTTTACCCACTGTTGGGAACCTTCCAGTTCAGAAGCCACCTGCTGCAATGGTGGTTGGTGCTGAACCTGATGTTGTAGCATCTGCATCTGCTGCCTTTAATGCAATCGTGAAGACCAATGAGCAGGAAAACATGATTGACCATGAATTGCTCGTTAAAATTCTAAGCAACccaaaaataattgagaagttGGTTACAGACTATGGAGCGGGCACCAACACACAGGACGTACCCAAGCCAAGTTCCCCTCCAGTGGCTTCATTGGAGCAATATCCAGTTCCCGTTGATTGGACTATAACCTCAACACCCTCATCGGCTACCCCATTAGGTGGACCGTTCTACCCTCAACCAAATGGTGTTGGAGTACGACATCCAAATCCACGACTTCCTCCGCCCACAGTCCTACCAGTTTCCTCTCCACCCTCTGTTGGAGCTCCTCCTGCAAAGGACATCAACTATTACAAGAGCTTGATTCAACAACATGGAGGAGAAAGGCAAGAGGCCCTTCCACAATATGGTAACCGTCAGGGTCACCAGTCAGGAGTTAATCAGGAGTTGGTAAATAACCACAAATCAAGAGATATCAGGCCCAAAATCATGAAGCCTTGCATATACTTCAATAGCTCAAGAGGATGTCGGCATGGAGCCAACTGTTCATATCAGCATGATGCATCATTCCAGCAGCGGGGAAGTCGGTCGGTGCCGGAGGTGCAGAGTGAGAAGAGAATGAAACTGGATAGGGAGATCAGCAGTTAA
- the LOC108998054 gene encoding floral homeotic protein AGAMOUS isoform X1, with the protein MAYPDQSMSVSPQRKMGRGKIEIKRIENTTNRQVTFCKRRNGLLKKAYELSVLCDAEVALIVFSSRGRLYEYANNSVKSTIDRYKKACADSSNTGSVSEANTQFYQREAATLRQQINSVQESNRKMLGESLSGMAFKDLKSLESKLESGIRRIRSKKNELLFAEIEYMQKREVDLHNNNQLLRAKIAENERNQQNLNVMPGGGNFELMHSQPFDSRNYFQVDALQPNHDQYPRQDQMALQLV; encoded by the exons ATGGCATACCCGGATCAATCGATGTCAGTGTCCCCCCAGAGAAAAATGGGCAGAGGAAAGATTGAAATCAAGCGGATCGAAAACACTACTAATCGTCAAGTCACCTTCTGTAAGAGGCGCAACGGCTTGCTCAAAAAAGCCTATGAATTGTCTGTTCTCTGTGATGCAGAGGTTGCCCTCATCGTCTTCTCTAGCCGCGGTCGCCTTTACGAGTATGCTAACAACAG TGTCAAATCAACAATTGACAGGTACAAGAAAGCATGCGCAGATTCCTCCAATACTGGGTCTGTTTCTGAAGCTAATACTCAG TTCTACCAGCGAGAGGCTGCTACTCTGCGACAACAGATAAATAGTGTGCAAGAATCAAAcag GAAAATGTTGGGTGAGTCTTTGAGCGGTATGGCTTTCAAAGATCTCAAGAGCTTGGAGAGCAAATTAGAAAGTGGAATTAGAAGAATCAGATCCAAAAAG AATGAGCTCTTGTTTGCAGAAATTGAGTATATGCAAAAAAGG GAAGTTGACTTGCATAACAACAACCAGCTTCTTCGTGCAAAG ATAGCCGAGAATGAGAGGAACCAGCAAAACCTGAACGTGATGCCAGGAGGGGGGAACTTTGAGCTCATGCACTCTCAACCATTTGATTCTCGAAACTATTTCCAAGTTGATGCGTTGCAACCCAATCATGATCAGTACCCGCGCCAAGATCAGATGGCCCTTCAATTAgt TTAA
- the LOC108998054 gene encoding floral homeotic protein AGAMOUS isoform X2, with the protein MAYPDQSMSVSPQRKMGRGKIEIKRIENTTNRQVTFCKRRNGLLKKAYELSVLCDAEVALIVFSSRGRLYEYANNSVKSTIDRYKKACADSSNTGSVSEANTQFYQREAATLRQQINSVQESNRKMLGESLSGMAFKDLKSLESKLESGIRRIRSKKNELLFAEIEYMQKREVDLHNNNQLLRAKIAENERNQQNLNVMPGGGNFELMHSQPFDSRNYFQVDALQPNHDQYPRQDQMALQLV; encoded by the exons ATGGCATACCCGGATCAATCGATGTCAGTGTCCCCCCAGAGAAAAATGGGCAGAGGAAAGATTGAAATCAAGCGGATCGAAAACACTACTAATCGTCAAGTCACCTTCTGTAAGAGGCGCAACGGCTTGCTCAAAAAAGCCTATGAATTGTCTGTTCTCTGTGATGCAGAGGTTGCCCTCATCGTCTTCTCTAGCCGCGGTCGCCTTTACGAGTATGCTAACAACAG TGTCAAATCAACAATTGACAGGTACAAGAAAGCATGCGCAGATTCCTCCAATACTGGGTCTGTTTCTGAAGCTAATACTCAG TTCTACCAGCGAGAGGCTGCTACTCTGCGACAACAGATAAATAGTGTGCAAGAATCAAAcag GAAAATGTTGGGTGAGTCTTTGAGCGGTATGGCTTTCAAAGATCTCAAGAGCTTGGAGAGCAAATTAGAAAGTGGAATTAGAAGAATCAGATCCAAAAAG AATGAGCTCTTGTTTGCAGAAATTGAGTATATGCAAAAAAGG GAAGTTGACTTGCATAACAACAACCAGCTTCTTCGTGCAAAG ATAGCCGAGAATGAGAGGAACCAGCAAAACCTGAACGTGATGCCAGGAGGGGGGAACTTTGAGCTCATGCACTCTCAACCATTTGATTCTCGAAACTATTTCCAAGTTGATGCGTTGCAACCCAATCATGATCAGTACCCGCGCCAAGATCAGATGGCCCTTCAATTAgtgtaa